In the Chlorobium limicola DSM 245 genome, one interval contains:
- the surE gene encoding 5'/3'-nucleotidase SurE — protein MNELKKPHILVCNDDGIEGEGIHVLAASMKKIGRVTVVAPAEPHSGMSHAMTLGVPLRIKEYQRNNRFFGYTVSGTPVDCIKVALSHILDDKPDILVSGINYGSNTATNTLYSGTVAAALEGAIQGITSLAFSLATYEHADFTYAGKFARKLAKKVLQQGIPADTILSVNIPNVPESEIAGVLSTSQGRSRWEENAIERNDMYGNPYYWLNGTLKLLDDSLRQDEYAVRRNYVTVTPLSCDLTNHTFLDSLNQWNLQK, from the coding sequence GTGAATGAGCTGAAAAAACCGCATATACTTGTCTGTAACGACGATGGCATCGAAGGAGAGGGCATTCATGTTCTGGCTGCTTCCATGAAAAAGATAGGCAGGGTCACGGTTGTCGCTCCGGCAGAGCCGCACAGCGGAATGAGCCATGCCATGACTCTCGGTGTACCTCTTCGAATTAAAGAATATCAGAGAAATAACCGTTTTTTCGGTTATACCGTCTCCGGTACTCCGGTGGACTGCATCAAGGTTGCCCTCAGCCATATTCTTGATGATAAACCCGATATACTTGTTTCCGGCATCAACTACGGAAGCAACACCGCAACCAACACCCTCTATTCCGGAACCGTAGCCGCAGCACTGGAAGGAGCCATACAGGGGATAACCTCGCTTGCCTTTTCGTTGGCCACCTATGAACATGCCGATTTTACCTATGCAGGAAAGTTTGCCCGCAAACTCGCAAAAAAAGTACTCCAGCAGGGCATTCCGGCCGACACGATTCTGTCGGTCAACATCCCCAACGTTCCGGAATCGGAAATCGCAGGAGTTCTCTCCACCAGCCAGGGCCGTTCCCGCTGGGAAGAGAACGCGATCGAACGAAACGACATGTATGGCAACCCCTACTACTGGCTCAACGGCACACTCAAGCTGCTCGATGACTCTCTGAGGCAGGACGAATATGCCGTGCGTCGCAACTATGTTACCGTAACGCCGCTCTCCTGTGATCTGACAAACCACACCTTTCTTGATTCACTGAATCAATGGAACCTGCAAAAATAA
- a CDS encoding BamA/TamA family outer membrane protein: MKSLAELKNSPKRVPRPDTMNRKKRSSPRSVLLMPAALLLTCILLLPARPFPLYASGVSIVFPDTLSTPFKRFSLKPFMRPARKTVGVALSGGGANGIAQIGVLKALDEERIPVDYIAGTSMGAIIGGLYSCGYSPADLEKIAETLPWQSVLSIREENPRARIFLEQQRIRDRSTIAIRFDKLKLMIPKSLSSAQALTGTLDLLILNGVYHSWQDFNSLPVQFRAVSTDLISGKRITLTSGSLSEAMRASSTIPVLFEPIERDGYRLVDGGLVANLPVDELDVVNASYKIAVDTHGSMYSKSGDLDLPWKAADQAITILTGLQYPAQLEKADLVITPDLQSHSATDFSDVKALVDAGYKKGKVLAGTIRRSIENQPVRETDIGSYNKSYLFDAGESGNREHAGIVSGIVRNGTALNRTLRELLETDLFTSVYAVMDKSKKNIVFHLTPLPRIARITITGGPHGVLSIEESENCFRPVIGQLYTNATATRALEDLVRIYRKKGYSLVEPQNVFLAGDNLQVTMSSGMVNGIEIVQNRNSIGLTPIMREIKIDTTTAVRAGKAEESAENLYETGVFSRVSLSAEKSEFIDNGSGRTLTFSLIEKPSSVLRLGLRYDETSNAQFLLDLRNENIGGTTSSFGGWIKAGQNNSVANLEFAMPRIGSTHFTLFSRLFFDQREFDTRDLRFSTDFDGYATDDISSYGIQRYGISGAFGTRIRKNGRFAIDFTLQNAQSYHATDLGPSSLTTDDLNLLSVGASLTIDSRNSAQIPTSGSYTHLSYSVTPELLDNDASFWQLSGIHEENIPLGSRTTLQLSGSAGISGSYLPLSEQFFLGGPGNTYSRRFIGLKQNDLIGSNMATAGLQLSYSPPFEIIFPASFLLQYNAGNVWNKRSDMSLSKLIHGIGTGIVWNTPAGPAKLTVSKGFAFLRGEGESESSSLRFSDTLWYFSLGHDF; the protein is encoded by the coding sequence ATGAAGTCACTGGCAGAACTCAAAAACAGCCCGAAAAGAGTGCCAAGACCGGACACCATGAACAGGAAAAAAAGATCATCACCCCGCTCCGTACTACTCATGCCTGCAGCGTTGCTTCTGACATGCATCCTCCTGTTGCCTGCCCGTCCGTTTCCCCTTTACGCATCCGGGGTCTCCATTGTTTTTCCCGATACGCTCTCAACGCCTTTCAAGCGGTTCAGCCTCAAACCGTTCATGAGACCTGCGCGGAAAACCGTCGGTGTGGCCCTGTCAGGAGGCGGAGCAAACGGCATTGCACAAATCGGAGTCCTCAAAGCGCTCGATGAAGAGCGGATTCCGGTGGATTACATCGCCGGCACAAGTATGGGCGCTATTATCGGCGGGCTGTACAGTTGCGGATACAGCCCGGCCGATCTGGAAAAAATTGCCGAAACGTTGCCATGGCAGTCGGTTCTGAGCATCAGGGAAGAGAACCCGCGTGCAAGGATTTTTCTTGAACAGCAGAGAATCCGTGACCGGTCAACAATCGCGATCCGTTTCGACAAACTGAAACTGATGATTCCCAAATCCCTGAGTTCAGCCCAGGCGCTTACCGGAACGCTCGACCTTCTGATACTCAACGGAGTCTATCACAGCTGGCAGGATTTCAACTCCCTTCCCGTGCAGTTCAGGGCAGTCTCCACCGATCTCATTTCCGGAAAAAGGATTACCCTCACATCGGGTTCGCTTTCGGAAGCCATGAGAGCGAGCAGCACCATTCCTGTGCTTTTCGAACCGATCGAAAGAGACGGGTACCGCCTTGTGGATGGAGGCCTTGTCGCAAACCTTCCCGTAGATGAACTTGACGTTGTCAACGCATCCTATAAAATAGCTGTCGATACGCACGGCAGCATGTACTCGAAAAGCGGCGACCTCGACCTTCCCTGGAAAGCTGCGGATCAGGCGATCACGATCCTTACCGGACTGCAGTATCCTGCTCAGCTTGAAAAAGCGGATCTGGTCATCACGCCCGACCTGCAATCCCACAGCGCGACCGATTTTTCAGACGTCAAGGCACTGGTAGATGCCGGATACAAAAAAGGCAAGGTTCTTGCAGGCACAATCAGGAGAAGCATCGAAAACCAGCCGGTCAGAGAAACAGATATCGGGAGTTACAATAAATCGTACCTGTTCGATGCCGGTGAAAGCGGTAACCGTGAACATGCCGGTATCGTTTCGGGTATCGTCCGCAACGGCACGGCGCTTAACCGGACGCTCAGGGAACTGCTTGAAACAGACCTGTTCACGTCCGTCTATGCAGTAATGGATAAATCGAAAAAAAACATCGTCTTTCACCTCACCCCGCTTCCCCGCATCGCCCGGATCACGATAACCGGGGGACCGCACGGAGTGTTATCCATCGAGGAGAGCGAAAACTGTTTCAGACCGGTTATCGGACAACTCTATACCAATGCAACAGCCACCAGAGCACTTGAAGATCTGGTGAGAATCTACAGAAAAAAGGGGTACAGTCTCGTCGAACCGCAAAACGTTTTTCTTGCGGGCGACAACCTGCAGGTCACCATGTCATCGGGAATGGTGAACGGCATCGAGATCGTGCAGAACAGAAACTCTATCGGGCTGACCCCGATCATGCGAGAAATCAAGATCGATACGACAACTGCCGTCCGGGCTGGAAAAGCTGAGGAGTCTGCCGAAAACCTCTATGAAACCGGTGTATTCAGCCGGGTTTCGCTCTCAGCGGAGAAATCGGAGTTTATCGATAACGGCTCGGGCAGGACATTAACCTTTTCGCTGATTGAAAAACCCTCTTCGGTGCTCCGTCTCGGCCTGCGTTATGATGAAACCAGCAATGCACAGTTCCTGCTCGATCTGAGAAATGAAAATATCGGAGGAACCACGAGCTCTTTCGGGGGGTGGATCAAGGCCGGACAGAACAACAGCGTGGCAAATCTGGAGTTTGCAATGCCTCGTATCGGCTCGACGCATTTCACGCTTTTTTCAAGGTTATTTTTCGATCAGCGGGAATTCGATACCAGAGATCTCCGTTTTTCAACAGATTTCGACGGATATGCCACGGACGATATTTCCAGTTATGGAATCCAGAGGTACGGCATAAGCGGCGCTTTCGGCACCCGTATCAGAAAAAACGGTCGGTTTGCCATAGACTTCACCCTGCAGAACGCTCAATCGTATCATGCGACCGACCTTGGGCCCTCATCACTGACGACCGACGATCTGAACCTTCTGTCTGTGGGGGCCTCTCTGACGATCGACTCCCGCAACAGCGCGCAGATACCCACTTCGGGCAGTTATACCCATCTCAGTTATTCGGTTACACCCGAACTGCTCGACAATGACGCCTCTTTCTGGCAGCTTTCCGGCATTCATGAAGAAAATATCCCGCTGGGCAGCCGCACGACACTTCAGCTTTCAGGTTCTGCCGGTATCAGTGGCAGTTATCTGCCGCTTTCCGAACAGTTTTTTCTCGGAGGTCCCGGAAACACCTACAGCCGGCGATTCATCGGGCTGAAACAGAATGACCTTATCGGAAGCAATATGGCCACTGCAGGCCTGCAGCTCAGTTACAGCCCTCCGTTTGAAATCATTTTTCCGGCCTCGTTCCTGCTTCAGTACAACGCCGGAAATGTCTGGAATAAACGGAGCGACATGTCGCTCTCAAAACTTATTCACGGTATCGGAACAGGAATTGTCTGGAATACTCCTGCAGGACCGGCAAAACTTACCGTTTCGAAAGGCTTTGCATTTTTACGGGGAGAAGGAGAGAGCGAGTCAAGCTCATTGAGATTTTCAGATACCCTGTGGTATTTCAGCCTCGGACATGATTTTTAA
- the accD gene encoding acetyl-CoA carboxylase, carboxyltransferase subunit beta, which yields MVWFKRVKPSIRTTDKRDVPEGLWWKCEECGAMIHKKQLEDHVYTCSDCGYHFRISPYRYFSILFDNDTYQEFDDALRAGDPLGFTDTKKYSDRVHDTIGKSGKTEACRNAWGEVGGNPLVVSAMDFGFIGGSMGSVVGEKISRAVDKAVELNAPLLVISQSGGARMMEGAFSLMQMAKTSARLTLLSEKRLPFFSLMTDPTMGGITASFAMLGDVNLSEPKALIGFAGPRVIRDTIKRDLPEGFQRAEFLHEQGFVDCIVHRKELKSQIVRLAGMLKV from the coding sequence ATGGTGTGGTTCAAACGGGTAAAGCCTTCTATTCGCACGACTGACAAGCGGGATGTGCCGGAGGGATTGTGGTGGAAGTGCGAAGAGTGCGGTGCAATGATACATAAAAAACAGCTTGAAGACCATGTTTATACCTGCTCTGACTGCGGTTATCATTTCAGGATTTCACCATATCGGTATTTTTCCATTCTTTTTGACAACGATACCTATCAGGAGTTTGACGATGCCTTGAGAGCCGGCGATCCGCTTGGTTTTACCGATACGAAGAAGTATTCCGACCGGGTACATGATACCATCGGAAAAAGCGGCAAAACCGAAGCCTGCCGGAACGCATGGGGTGAAGTCGGCGGCAATCCACTGGTTGTATCGGCTATGGATTTCGGATTTATCGGCGGTTCGATGGGGTCGGTGGTAGGCGAGAAAATATCCCGTGCCGTTGACAAGGCTGTCGAGCTTAATGCGCCGCTTCTGGTGATTTCCCAGTCGGGAGGGGCAAGAATGATGGAAGGTGCGTTCAGCCTGATGCAGATGGCTAAAACATCCGCCCGTCTTACCCTGCTCAGCGAGAAAAGGCTTCCGTTTTTTTCGCTCATGACCGACCCGACCATGGGGGGCATTACCGCTTCCTTTGCCATGCTCGGTGACGTCAACCTGAGCGAACCCAAAGCGCTTATCGGTTTTGCCGGTCCGAGGGTTATCAGGGATACCATCAAGAGGGATCTGCCCGAAGGTTTTCAGCGAGCCGAGTTTCTGCATGAACAGGGATTTGTCGATTGTATCGTCCATCGCAAGGAACTGAAGAGCCAGATCGTCCGTCTTGCAGGCATGCTCAAGGTCTGA
- the thyX gene encoding FAD-dependent thymidylate synthase encodes MQVRLIAVTTPCFEAENHPITTAEGLMAYCARVSSPHQENLDYEKLLAYCIANKHWSIFEMADMTVEIVTSRAIAPQILRHRSFQFQEFSQRYAKAQAVEKYLPRRQDSKNRQNSLDDLDDRTIAWFNEAQNEIARLSMDRYNDAIEKGIAKECARVLLPLGTRTKLYMKGSVRSWIHYLEVRTDSSTQKEHRDIAAEIKSIFCTQFPATAGALGWM; translated from the coding sequence ATGCAGGTTCGTCTCATCGCGGTAACCACGCCTTGTTTCGAGGCAGAAAACCACCCGATTACCACCGCTGAAGGGCTTATGGCCTATTGCGCAAGGGTTTCCAGTCCCCATCAGGAAAATCTCGACTACGAAAAACTGCTCGCCTACTGCATCGCAAACAAACACTGGAGCATTTTCGAAATGGCGGATATGACTGTGGAAATAGTCACTTCACGAGCGATAGCTCCCCAGATTCTGCGACACAGAAGCTTCCAGTTTCAGGAGTTCTCCCAGCGATATGCAAAAGCACAGGCTGTCGAGAAATACCTGCCCCGCAGGCAGGACAGCAAAAACCGGCAGAACTCGCTTGACGATCTCGATGATCGAACCATCGCATGGTTCAACGAAGCACAGAACGAAATTGCCCGCCTGTCGATGGACAGGTACAATGACGCCATTGAAAAAGGAATCGCGAAGGAATGTGCACGGGTACTGCTCCCGCTGGGAACCAGGACGAAACTGTACATGAAAGGATCGGTACGAAGCTGGATACACTACCTTGAAGTGCGAACCGACAGCAGCACACAGAAGGAGCATCGCGATATTGCCGCAGAGATCAAATCCATTTTCTGCACACAATTTCCGGCAACGGCCGGTGCTCTCGGATGGATGTAA
- the clpP gene encoding ATP-dependent Clp endopeptidase proteolytic subunit ClpP, with the protein MANINFGFDHHARKLYSGAIEEGIRNTLVPMVIETSGRGERAFDIFSRLLRERIIFLGSGIDEHVAGLVMAQLIFLESEDPERDIFIYINSPGGSVSAGLGIYDTMQYIRPDIATVCVGMAASMGAFLLASGTKGKRASLPHSRIMIHQPSGGAQGQETDIIIQAREIEKIRKLLEELLAKHTGRDVQQIREDSERDRWMNAAEALEYGIIDQVFEKRPAPEKVD; encoded by the coding sequence ATGGCAAATATCAACTTCGGCTTTGATCATCACGCCCGCAAGCTCTATTCGGGCGCAATAGAAGAGGGCATCCGGAATACGCTCGTACCCATGGTTATCGAGACTTCTGGCAGGGGGGAACGGGCTTTCGATATTTTTTCACGCCTGCTCCGTGAGCGCATCATTTTTCTCGGAAGCGGCATCGATGAACATGTTGCCGGCCTTGTTATGGCGCAGCTGATTTTTCTTGAATCGGAGGATCCGGAGCGCGATATCTTCATCTACATCAACTCTCCGGGCGGCAGCGTTTCAGCCGGTCTGGGTATTTACGATACGATGCAGTACATCCGGCCCGACATCGCTACGGTCTGCGTAGGTATGGCTGCAAGCATGGGCGCGTTTCTGCTTGCAAGCGGCACCAAAGGCAAGAGGGCCTCGCTGCCTCATTCGCGCATCATGATCCACCAGCCTTCCGGCGGCGCTCAGGGACAGGAAACCGACATCATTATCCAGGCCCGGGAGATAGAAAAGATCCGCAAGCTGCTTGAAGAGCTTCTGGCCAAACATACCGGACGGGATGTTCAGCAGATCAGGGAGGATTCCGAGCGCGATCGCTGGATGAACGCAGCCGAAGCGCTTGAGTATGGCATTATCGATCAGGTTTTCGAGAAACGTCCGGCACCCGAAAAGGTCGATTGA